Proteins from a single region of Dyadobacter fanqingshengii:
- a CDS encoding peptidylprolyl isomerase → MALITKIREKSGIAVTVIAISLILFMVGGDLMGPNSMLGGGNDQTVGEIAGKEINIKDFQSRVDGFRQNYEAQSGRSLNENELASLRDQAWNQFVVDIAYKKEFEDLGLTVTDQELVDMVQGNHISPSILQAFSDPTTGKFDKNAVVNYLKNLKTLPVEQQKSWENFEKSLREERTRAKYENMLKLSTYIPKAQAEKEYVAQNSKATLRYLYVPYFSVVDTTIKVTDKQLEDYLGAHRSEYKGTDTRSIEYVTFPIQPAKDDSAALYSEIKELARGLATATNDSAFASMNSDIPLPINMSLGTMSDQLKEAVKTFVPGGVYGPYREGNTYYIYKYGGTRVDTVASARASHILIRAENQSDSAKAAARTKAEGILAQIRAGANFEALAATTSADPQSAQRGGDLSYFQNNGQMVKPFEEAVFSATAPGLIPRLIESQFGFHIIKVTDPKSNTLYRIAAIGKTIAPSQATRDEAYRKADEFANTVKTKTAFDEAVKKNKALVVANANRIPESATNINAIQNGRDIVRWAFKDDSDINEVSPVFETEEQYIVAVLVGKSDAKDVKVADFHDELTTKVRNQIKAEQITAKLKGATGDLPAIAAKYGAGALVENATDISLATGFLTSAGFDPIALGKAFGLKPGQKSGVFTGENGVFIMELVSKTEAPKVADYTQYKTQLTQSLESRMSYLVNEAIRENAKIEDRRAKFF, encoded by the coding sequence ATGGCTTTAATTACAAAAATCAGAGAAAAATCCGGGATCGCTGTGACGGTTATCGCGATCAGTTTAATTCTTTTTATGGTGGGGGGCGACTTAATGGGCCCAAATTCCATGCTTGGTGGGGGAAATGACCAGACTGTTGGTGAAATCGCCGGCAAAGAAATCAACATTAAAGACTTTCAGTCACGCGTTGACGGCTTCCGCCAGAACTATGAAGCACAGTCGGGACGCAGTCTTAATGAAAATGAATTGGCTTCGCTGAGAGATCAGGCCTGGAACCAGTTTGTTGTTGACATCGCTTACAAAAAAGAATTTGAAGATCTTGGACTGACTGTTACGGACCAGGAGCTGGTTGATATGGTTCAGGGAAATCACATAAGCCCATCGATTCTACAAGCTTTTTCTGATCCTACTACTGGTAAATTTGATAAAAACGCCGTTGTTAACTATCTGAAAAATCTCAAAACGCTTCCTGTTGAGCAACAAAAATCATGGGAGAATTTTGAGAAAAGCCTTCGTGAAGAGCGCACACGTGCCAAATATGAAAACATGCTGAAACTTTCGACTTACATCCCGAAAGCACAAGCTGAAAAAGAATATGTGGCTCAGAACAGCAAAGCAACATTGCGTTACCTGTATGTGCCTTATTTCTCTGTTGTTGACACGACGATCAAAGTTACAGACAAGCAACTTGAAGATTATCTGGGCGCGCACCGCTCTGAATACAAAGGAACCGATACGCGTTCAATCGAATACGTTACATTCCCGATCCAGCCTGCCAAAGACGACAGCGCTGCATTGTATTCTGAAATTAAAGAACTTGCCCGCGGCCTTGCCACTGCAACAAACGATTCCGCTTTTGCAAGCATGAACTCGGACATTCCCCTTCCGATTAATATGTCACTGGGAACCATGTCTGACCAGTTGAAAGAAGCTGTGAAAACATTCGTTCCGGGTGGTGTTTACGGTCCTTACCGCGAAGGCAATACTTATTACATTTACAAATACGGTGGAACGCGCGTAGATACAGTTGCTTCTGCAAGAGCAAGTCACATTCTGATCCGTGCTGAAAACCAATCTGATTCTGCGAAAGCTGCGGCTCGTACCAAGGCGGAAGGCATTCTTGCTCAGATTCGCGCCGGTGCTAATTTTGAAGCGCTTGCTGCAACAACCAGCGCCGATCCACAGTCTGCACAGCGTGGAGGCGACCTGAGCTATTTCCAGAACAATGGTCAGATGGTTAAGCCTTTCGAAGAAGCTGTTTTCTCTGCAACTGCTCCTGGCCTGATCCCAAGATTGATAGAAAGCCAATTTGGTTTCCACATTATCAAGGTAACCGATCCAAAATCGAACACATTGTACCGAATTGCAGCCATCGGAAAGACGATTGCCCCAAGCCAGGCAACACGTGACGAGGCTTATCGGAAGGCTGACGAATTTGCTAACACTGTAAAAACGAAAACGGCATTTGACGAAGCGGTTAAGAAAAATAAGGCATTGGTTGTCGCCAACGCAAACCGTATTCCTGAGTCTGCAACGAACATTAATGCAATCCAGAATGGCCGTGATATTGTTAGATGGGCATTTAAGGATGATTCAGACATTAACGAAGTATCTCCGGTTTTCGAAACTGAGGAACAATATATCGTAGCGGTCTTGGTTGGCAAGTCTGACGCGAAGGATGTAAAAGTTGCTGACTTCCACGACGAACTGACAACGAAAGTGCGTAACCAGATCAAAGCTGAGCAGATCACTGCCAAGCTGAAAGGCGCAACGGGCGACCTTCCTGCCATTGCTGCAAAATACGGCGCGGGTGCATTGGTTGAGAACGCAACGGACATTTCCCTTGCAACCGGTTTCCTTACCAGCGCAGGATTTGATCCTATCGCATTGGGTAAAGCATTCGGCTTGAAACCGGGTCAGAAATCAGGTGTTTTCACTGGCGAGAATGGGGTGTTCATTATGGAACTGGTTAGCAAAACAGAAGCGCCTAAAGTCGCTGATTATACGCAGTACAAGACGCAGCTGACGCAATCACTGGAAAGCCGCATGTCATATCTCGTGAACGAAGCCATCCGCGAGAATGCGAAAATTGAAGATCGCCGCGCGAAGTTCTTTTGA
- the xylA gene encoding xylose isomerase gives MSILLGEQEYFKGIGKIAFEGPETDNPLAYRFYDENRIIAGKSMKEHLRFAVAYWHTFCGSGLDPFGGPTLFYPWDKKPDAVDRAKDKADAAFEFITKLGVPYYCFHDLDVVDYDDDVKTNEKRLQALTAYLGEKQKESGVKLLWGTANLFSHHRYMNGASTNPDFDVLTHAGAQVKMALDATIALGGENYVFWGGREGYMTLLNTDMKREQEHFAQMLKLSVAYARANGFKGKFFIEPKPCEPTKHQYDYDAATVVGFLRQHDLLGDFSLNLEVNHATLAGHTFEHELQVAADAGILGSIDANRGDYQNGWDTDQFPNDIAEWTKALLVILKAGGLQGGGINFDAKRRRNSTDVADVFHAHIGGIDTVARALIVADKIMQNGEYDKIRTDRYASFDGGKGAEFEKGQLKLEDLFDLAASKGEPATISGKQEYLENLINRFI, from the coding sequence ATGAGCATCTTACTCGGAGAACAGGAGTATTTCAAAGGAATCGGCAAAATCGCATTTGAAGGTCCTGAAACAGATAATCCATTAGCGTATCGCTTTTACGATGAAAATCGCATCATAGCAGGCAAAAGCATGAAAGAACATCTTCGCTTTGCTGTTGCCTACTGGCATACATTCTGCGGCTCGGGACTTGATCCATTTGGCGGCCCTACACTTTTTTACCCTTGGGACAAAAAGCCAGATGCTGTTGACCGTGCGAAAGATAAGGCGGATGCCGCATTTGAATTTATCACCAAATTGGGCGTTCCTTATTACTGCTTTCACGATCTGGACGTTGTAGATTACGACGACGATGTGAAGACAAACGAAAAGCGTCTGCAAGCACTGACGGCTTATTTGGGTGAAAAACAAAAAGAATCAGGCGTAAAATTGCTTTGGGGAACTGCTAACCTGTTCAGCCATCATCGCTACATGAACGGTGCTTCCACCAATCCGGATTTTGATGTGCTTACGCATGCAGGCGCACAGGTAAAGATGGCTTTGGATGCTACCATCGCATTGGGCGGAGAAAATTATGTGTTCTGGGGAGGCCGTGAAGGTTATATGACATTGCTGAACACGGATATGAAGCGTGAGCAGGAGCACTTTGCACAAATGCTTAAACTTTCTGTTGCCTATGCCCGTGCAAATGGTTTCAAAGGCAAGTTCTTCATTGAGCCAAAACCGTGCGAGCCTACAAAACACCAGTACGACTATGATGCAGCAACAGTGGTGGGTTTCCTTCGCCAGCACGACTTGCTCGGAGACTTCTCATTGAACCTGGAAGTGAACCACGCTACATTGGCTGGACATACATTTGAGCACGAACTGCAAGTGGCTGCGGATGCCGGAATCCTGGGTTCTATCGATGCTAACCGTGGAGATTACCAAAACGGATGGGATACAGACCAGTTCCCTAACGACATCGCAGAATGGACAAAAGCATTGCTGGTGATCCTGAAAGCCGGAGGATTGCAAGGCGGTGGGATCAACTTTGATGCTAAACGCCGTCGTAATTCAACGGACGTTGCAGATGTATTCCACGCGCACATTGGTGGTATCGATACAGTGGCAAGAGCATTGATCGTTGCCGACAAGATCATGCAGAACGGCGAATACGATAAAATCCGCACCGACCGCTACGCAAGCTTTGACGGCGGAAAAGGCGCTGAATTTGAAAAAGGACAATTGAAACTGGAAGACTTGTTTGACCTGGCTGCAAGCAAAGGCGAGCCTGCAACTATTTCTGGAAAGCAGGAATATTTGGAGAATCTGATCAATAGGTTTATCTAA
- a CDS encoding RagB/SusD family nutrient uptake outer membrane protein translates to MNKLSKRIGLLTTLLSVFWATGCSDFLDESDPSNFTVENYFTQPAHGRSSVSAIYAPMRDPLGSGFGGGPWMMTEFATGLAGTDLGQAVNSYFVKDLRNTSDNGYGQTYWGSYYRGIANANLSIAKVPTIPAMDAAEVKKLLGEAYFLRAFYYFNLVRLFGNIPLVTEPVNLDSEQLKPSASSPEDVYNLIVADLKLAEESGLPWTDATGKVSLGAVKSLLSQVYLTMAGYPLQKGATHYALAAAKAAEVIDSKQFKLFTTYADLHNPAKKNVEENIFMIQFRTQLLPSNWQVSIIPYNKNISQYSDETGGIYSTGDFVKSYDAADLRIQEKQFFYTKFTNETDRNKEVDLGGYFIYKHFDNVAQTSTANSDLNWPVIRYADVLLTYAEAANEATGPSAKVLESVNAIRTRAQLPALAGLAKDKLREAIWKERWHELCFENITWFDMVRLRKAFNVKTKTFENYVGHKFSYGPTVTERELLFPIPTSEIRNNTSLRQNNGY, encoded by the coding sequence ATGAATAAATTATCTAAAAGAATCGGCCTGCTCACAACACTTTTGAGCGTATTCTGGGCAACGGGATGCAGTGATTTCCTGGACGAATCCGATCCCAGCAACTTTACGGTAGAGAACTACTTTACGCAGCCTGCACACGGCAGAAGTTCAGTAAGTGCCATATACGCACCTATGCGTGATCCGCTGGGCAGTGGATTTGGTGGCGGCCCCTGGATGATGACTGAATTTGCAACCGGTCTTGCGGGCACGGATCTGGGGCAGGCTGTGAACAGCTATTTTGTCAAAGACCTCCGGAACACGTCTGATAATGGTTACGGCCAAACTTACTGGGGCTCCTATTACCGGGGAATTGCGAATGCGAATTTATCCATCGCCAAAGTGCCGACCATTCCGGCCATGGATGCAGCGGAAGTGAAGAAACTCCTTGGGGAAGCGTATTTTCTCAGAGCGTTTTATTACTTCAATCTCGTTCGCTTGTTTGGCAACATTCCGCTGGTCACTGAGCCCGTGAATTTGGATTCGGAACAATTGAAACCGTCCGCGTCCAGTCCCGAAGATGTTTATAATCTGATTGTTGCGGATTTGAAGCTGGCCGAGGAATCCGGTTTGCCCTGGACAGATGCAACGGGAAAAGTAAGTCTGGGAGCTGTAAAATCGTTGCTGTCGCAGGTTTACCTCACTATGGCGGGTTATCCATTGCAAAAGGGTGCTACACATTACGCACTGGCAGCAGCAAAGGCAGCAGAGGTGATAGATTCAAAGCAATTTAAACTATTCACTACTTATGCAGACCTGCACAATCCGGCTAAAAAAAATGTGGAAGAGAACATCTTTATGATCCAGTTTCGTACGCAGCTCCTTCCTTCCAACTGGCAGGTGTCCATCATTCCTTATAACAAGAATATCTCACAATATTCGGACGAAACGGGCGGGATTTATTCGACGGGTGATTTTGTGAAATCGTATGATGCGGCCGATCTGCGGATTCAGGAGAAACAATTTTTCTATACCAAATTCACCAATGAGACAGATCGCAACAAAGAAGTGGATTTGGGTGGATATTTTATTTACAAACATTTTGATAACGTAGCGCAAACCAGCACTGCTAACAGTGATCTGAACTGGCCTGTCATCCGTTATGCAGATGTTTTGCTGACATATGCCGAAGCTGCCAATGAAGCAACCGGGCCGTCTGCCAAAGTTTTAGAATCGGTCAACGCGATCAGAACGCGCGCACAGTTGCCTGCACTTGCGGGTTTAGCGAAGGACAAATTGCGTGAAGCGATCTGGAAAGAGCGCTGGCACGAGCTGTGTTTCGAGAACATTACCTGGTTTGATATGGTGAGGTTACGGAAAGCATTCAACGTAAAAACAAAAACTTTTGAAAATTACGTGGGTCATAAATTCTCTTACGGGCCGACTGTGACAGAAAGAGAATTGCTGTTCCCGATCCCTACTTCTGAAATTCGCAACAACACAAGCTTGCGTCAGAATAACGGATATTAA
- a CDS encoding SusC/RagA family TonB-linked outer membrane protein, with product MNITLSAKQWAAIGIVLMTQSSLVAHSQIIAYASIPTKQHHAFGQEMKLKNVLLDLQKHYGVEIIFEDRLVRSVNVAPGMLDFNQSLEKNLGLLLQQNGLTFKKTRKNTFVITEFKAKEVVPGKEEAKESGALPEQILSPETVTFPTTVQQAAVDRTIKGKVSDEAGSGLPGVSVVLKGTQRGTSTGSGGEFTLDIPDGSGQNVLVMSFVGYKSQEVTVGSQSSIDVAMLPDENALDEIVVVGYGSVKKSDLTGAVGTIKGEVLQERPASSLNQGLSGRIAGVNVSSNSGRPGGRANIRIRGASSISVSNNPLYVIDGVILNAVELGNGSTPIDYINPNDIASIEVLKDASSTAIYGARGANGVILVTTKRGTSGGGKVTYDSDFSIGVVPKKLPVLNSREFLQVEETLYANAAKYDPVGWATGTKYTDPKLKRTNPLLFDSSGNPLYDTDWQDETFQKAFTQNHQLGLTGGSEKGSYGAFLNYRNENGIARESWQKRFAGRFVFDSQIKSWLKVGGTLGYTDQNEKQIDQLGGGGITAMRQVLEALPIIPVKYPDGKWASNRDYPGMEGGDSPLRVVAERLFYLRTQTMLGNMYASIRLADGLELRSTVGTNVINQREDYFAAAGLQYISNNGDASITSRRFNSWQFENYLTYAKEFGKIHSVNAVLGLSWQHVDRFDNAARSQNFTDTYFQFNNLGAGATALAPTSSASAYGLNSYFARLNYSLMDKYLVTFTGRLDGSSKFGDANRYAFFPSAALAWRVSEEEFLKNVAAISNLKIRASYGATGNSEIPAYRALAGLQSYDVIFGGVRNIGTGVNRMSNSNLQWEKTQQVDFGIELGLLSNRLSFELDLYRRKVNKMLLDAPLPLSSGYGSIFTNVGSMENKGVEFAVNSTNIKSGDFSWSTTFNISVNKNKVLALSGGSDIFSGNTIVRVGEPVGSFFGRVHEGTWSTAEAEVAKKYNMLPGDVKYKDLNNDGAINDNDRAIIGKGIPDGFGTFLNTFQYKALSLTVDLQYMYGNDVLDRSIHSAEDRQGIANSYKTVLNAWTETNQNTPIAQVRPINAYYTTNNDSHKVTDASFIRGRNLLLAYTFPATVVSRLKLDRLRVYGSVQNFFVTTKYKGYDPEVSNSGSPFDQGFGLYDYPKPRVFMLGLNIGL from the coding sequence ATGAATATAACGCTATCAGCTAAACAATGGGCAGCGATCGGGATTGTGCTGATGACGCAATCCTCGCTGGTTGCCCACTCCCAGATTATCGCTTACGCTTCCATTCCCACCAAACAGCACCACGCTTTTGGTCAGGAAATGAAGCTCAAAAACGTATTACTGGACTTGCAGAAACATTATGGAGTGGAGATCATTTTCGAAGACCGGCTCGTACGATCGGTCAATGTTGCCCCCGGTATGTTGGATTTCAATCAGTCACTTGAAAAAAATCTCGGGTTACTATTGCAACAGAATGGTTTGACTTTCAAAAAGACGAGGAAAAATACTTTTGTAATCACTGAGTTTAAAGCGAAAGAGGTTGTTCCAGGAAAAGAAGAAGCGAAGGAATCCGGCGCTTTACCCGAGCAGATCCTCAGCCCTGAAACGGTAACTTTCCCGACCACTGTGCAACAGGCAGCCGTTGACAGGACCATTAAAGGTAAGGTTTCAGACGAAGCGGGAAGCGGCTTGCCAGGTGTGAGCGTGGTTTTAAAAGGAACGCAACGCGGGACTTCAACAGGTTCGGGAGGAGAATTTACACTGGACATTCCGGATGGAAGTGGACAGAATGTGCTCGTAATGAGCTTTGTAGGTTATAAATCGCAGGAAGTTACGGTTGGGAGCCAGTCGAGCATTGATGTGGCTATGCTGCCTGACGAAAATGCGCTGGACGAGATCGTTGTTGTGGGTTATGGCTCGGTAAAAAAATCCGACCTTACCGGGGCCGTAGGAACCATCAAAGGTGAAGTTTTGCAGGAAAGACCAGCCTCATCATTGAATCAGGGACTTTCGGGCCGCATTGCCGGGGTGAATGTTTCATCCAACTCGGGTCGTCCGGGTGGTCGTGCGAACATCCGCATCCGTGGAGCGAGCTCCATTTCAGTGTCCAATAACCCGCTATATGTCATCGATGGAGTGATCCTGAATGCAGTTGAGCTTGGAAACGGAAGTACGCCCATTGATTACATTAACCCCAATGACATTGCTTCTATTGAAGTTTTGAAAGATGCCTCGTCCACAGCGATTTACGGTGCGCGCGGTGCCAATGGCGTTATCCTGGTTACGACCAAGCGCGGAACATCGGGCGGTGGTAAAGTGACTTATGACAGCGATTTCAGCATTGGTGTTGTGCCAAAAAAATTGCCTGTTTTGAATTCGAGAGAGTTTCTGCAAGTAGAAGAAACCCTTTATGCCAATGCTGCAAAATATGATCCCGTGGGTTGGGCTACCGGCACAAAATATACCGACCCAAAGTTGAAGCGGACCAATCCATTGCTTTTCGATTCGAGTGGCAATCCGCTTTATGACACCGACTGGCAGGATGAAACATTCCAAAAAGCTTTTACCCAAAATCACCAGCTTGGGTTGACGGGCGGGAGCGAAAAAGGCAGCTATGGCGCTTTTTTAAATTACCGCAATGAAAACGGGATTGCACGCGAATCATGGCAGAAACGTTTCGCTGGCCGCTTTGTATTCGATAGCCAGATCAAGAGTTGGCTGAAAGTGGGCGGAACGCTGGGTTATACAGATCAGAATGAAAAGCAAATTGACCAGCTGGGTGGCGGCGGGATCACAGCTATGCGCCAGGTTTTGGAAGCATTGCCTATTATCCCTGTAAAATACCCTGACGGCAAATGGGCCAGTAATAGGGATTACCCGGGCATGGAAGGAGGCGATAGTCCGCTCAGGGTTGTTGCAGAACGCCTTTTCTACCTGCGGACGCAAACAATGCTTGGAAATATGTATGCTAGCATCAGACTGGCCGATGGACTCGAACTGAGATCAACAGTTGGAACCAATGTGATCAATCAGCGCGAAGATTACTTTGCGGCGGCTGGCCTTCAATACATTTCTAATAATGGTGACGCTTCCATAACCAGCAGAAGGTTCAACTCGTGGCAGTTTGAAAATTACCTGACCTATGCAAAGGAATTTGGTAAAATACATTCTGTAAACGCGGTGCTTGGATTATCGTGGCAGCACGTGGACCGTTTCGACAATGCTGCGAGAAGCCAGAATTTTACGGACACTTATTTTCAGTTCAATAACCTCGGTGCAGGAGCAACGGCACTGGCGCCAACTTCCAGCGCTTCTGCCTACGGACTTAACTCTTACTTCGCAAGGCTTAATTATAGCCTGATGGATAAATATCTGGTAACATTCACCGGTCGTCTGGATGGTTCGTCCAAGTTCGGGGATGCCAACCGTTATGCATTCTTCCCGTCTGCGGCACTGGCCTGGCGGGTGAGTGAAGAAGAATTCCTTAAAAATGTGGCTGCCATTTCCAACCTGAAAATCCGTGCGAGCTATGGAGCGACAGGAAACTCTGAAATTCCGGCTTATCGCGCTTTGGCAGGTTTACAGAGCTATGACGTTATTTTTGGAGGTGTCCGGAACATTGGAACTGGGGTCAACCGTATGTCAAATTCGAATCTTCAGTGGGAAAAAACACAGCAGGTGGATTTTGGTATAGAACTGGGATTACTTTCCAACAGACTCAGCTTCGAATTGGATCTGTACAGAAGAAAAGTAAACAAAATGTTGCTGGATGCGCCGCTTCCGTTGAGCAGCGGTTATGGAAGCATTTTTACCAATGTCGGCAGCATGGAGAACAAGGGTGTTGAATTTGCAGTGAATTCTACGAACATCAAGAGTGGTGATTTTTCATGGAGCACGACATTCAATATTTCCGTGAACAAAAATAAAGTGCTGGCGCTTTCGGGAGGCAGTGACATTTTTTCGGGAAACACGATTGTGCGGGTAGGAGAGCCGGTTGGATCGTTCTTCGGGCGGGTTCATGAAGGAACCTGGTCTACGGCAGAAGCCGAGGTGGCCAAAAAATACAACATGCTGCCTGGTGATGTCAAGTACAAGGACCTTAATAATGATGGTGCCATAAATGATAATGACCGTGCGATCATTGGAAAAGGAATTCCCGACGGTTTTGGAACATTCCTTAACACATTCCAGTACAAAGCATTGTCCTTGACGGTTGACTTGCAATATATGTACGGCAATGATGTCCTTGACAGAAGTATCCACTCTGCGGAGGACAGGCAAGGCATTGCAAACAGCTACAAAACGGTGCTGAATGCCTGGACAGAAACCAATCAGAACACGCCGATCGCGCAGGTGCGTCCGATCAACGCCTATTACACGACTAATAATGACAGCCACAAGGTGACCGATGCTTCATTTATCCGCGGACGCAACCTGCTGCTTGCTTACACTTTCCCTGCTACTGTGGTTTCGAGGCTTAAACTGGACCGTTTGAGGGTTTACGGTTCGGTTCAGAACTTCTTCGTGACAACCAAATACAAGGGTTATGACCCCGAAGTTTCTAACTCAGGTTCACCTTTCGACCAGGGATTCGGCTTGTACGATTATCCGAAGCCAAGAGTTTTCATGCTCGGTTTGAACATTGGTTTATAA
- a CDS encoding FecR family protein: protein MKTIISKYTLFEYLAGRANPLERQLVEDWIRETENAETFNQWLMEYEMRSPQFVPDQDAAIKFLLHRLETDIAPTVEFAKSPLQNPKPNFFSARSNSFWLMAASVTFFVGFGWWFREPLQYKTYQTAYGQTTDVYLEDGSRVALNSNSKLRIPRFGFDDKVRNVVLEGEAEFSVSHTIDNKRFVVKTSDQFQVEVLGTTFSVFARPRGTKVALKSGSVRIDYSQNNERKEVMMEPGDLAVVDHAGAVKLAKKQDTNTFATWKEQRYVFNSTSMKEIVAMIDENFGQKVKLSNAEMAQRTITGNFKTKNADELLKTVSAVLDMKIEQNGDTILLKN from the coding sequence ATGAAAACAATTATATCGAAATATACGCTGTTCGAGTATCTGGCGGGACGAGCCAATCCGCTGGAACGACAGTTGGTCGAAGACTGGATCCGCGAAACGGAGAACGCGGAAACCTTCAACCAATGGCTGATGGAATACGAGATGAGAAGCCCTCAGTTTGTCCCGGACCAGGATGCCGCGATCAAATTTTTGCTGCATCGTCTGGAAACGGACATTGCACCAACGGTAGAATTTGCAAAATCCCCATTACAAAATCCAAAACCCAACTTTTTCTCAGCCCGCTCCAATAGTTTTTGGCTGATGGCCGCGTCGGTGACATTCTTTGTCGGATTTGGCTGGTGGTTTCGCGAACCGCTTCAATACAAAACCTATCAGACAGCCTACGGGCAAACGACGGATGTGTATCTGGAAGACGGCAGCCGGGTTGCGCTTAACTCCAACTCAAAGCTGAGAATTCCAAGATTCGGCTTCGATGACAAAGTCAGAAATGTGGTTCTGGAAGGTGAGGCAGAATTTTCGGTGAGTCATACCATTGATAATAAGCGGTTTGTAGTAAAAACATCGGATCAGTTTCAGGTGGAAGTGCTGGGGACAACATTCTCTGTTTTCGCCCGGCCGAGAGGGACCAAGGTGGCTTTGAAAAGCGGCAGCGTGCGCATTGATTATTCCCAAAACAATGAGCGCAAGGAAGTGATGATGGAACCGGGTGACCTGGCGGTTGTGGACCATGCAGGAGCTGTAAAACTGGCAAAAAAGCAGGATACCAACACATTTGCCACCTGGAAAGAGCAGCGCTATGTTTTTAATTCAACTTCCATGAAAGAGATCGTGGCAATGATTGACGAGAATTTTGGTCAGAAAGTGAAGCTTTCCAATGCAGAAATGGCGCAGCGCACCATTACGGGAAATTTCAAAACGAAGAATGCCGATGAACTTTTGAAGACGGTTTCAGCAGTTCTAGACATGAAAATCGAGCAAAACGGTGATACGATCCTTTTAAAGAATTAA
- a CDS encoding RNA polymerase sigma-70 factor — protein sequence MHDPLLNQESKRTSTFVSPLHEGKSSVGEIDSAVFLKATFEQNPGKGLELLFRRYYNPLCSHAVRFVYSKQIAEDLVSEVFFQFYRTKAYENITSSYTSYLFRSVRNECYTYMRREFGKMASLEANEENTISTYHQQPDAEIHYNNLFLKVNEVIARLPMQCQKVFLLSRFENKKYHEIADELHISPKTVEVHISKALKHLRLALHGEWMISAGLTLVSFI from the coding sequence ATGCACGATCCTTTGCTTAACCAGGAATCAAAGCGCACAAGTACATTTGTGTCTCCGTTACACGAAGGGAAGAGTAGTGTTGGTGAAATCGATTCTGCTGTTTTTTTAAAGGCAACATTTGAACAAAATCCGGGAAAGGGCCTCGAATTATTGTTCCGACGTTATTATAACCCACTATGCAGTCACGCAGTGCGATTTGTTTACTCCAAACAAATTGCCGAGGACCTGGTTAGCGAGGTGTTTTTCCAGTTTTACCGGACCAAAGCTTACGAGAACATTACGTCATCCTATACGAGCTATCTTTTCAGGTCGGTGCGGAATGAATGCTATACGTATATGCGTAGAGAGTTCGGGAAAATGGCTTCCCTGGAAGCGAACGAAGAAAATACCATTTCAACATATCATCAGCAACCGGATGCTGAGATCCATTACAATAACCTTTTTCTGAAAGTAAATGAAGTGATTGCTCGCCTGCCGATGCAATGCCAGAAAGTATTTTTGCTCAGCCGTTTTGAGAACAAAAAATACCACGAGATCGCTGACGAGCTTCATATTTCACCGAAAACCGTGGAGGTCCATATTTCCAAAGCCTTGAAACACCTGAGACTGGCGCTGCACGGTGAATGGATGATTTCCGCGGGGCTCACACTGGTAAGCTTCATTTAA